Proteins encoded within one genomic window of Pongo pygmaeus isolate AG05252 chromosome 4, NHGRI_mPonPyg2-v2.0_pri, whole genome shotgun sequence:
- the TMEM171 gene encoding transmembrane protein 171 isoform X1: MYPAAAAEPDGDQQDRHVSKLIFCFFVFGAVLLCVGVLLSIFGFQACQYKPLPDCPMVLKVAGPACAVVGLGAVILARSRAQLQLRAGLQRGQQMDPDQAFICGESRQFAQCLIFGFLFLTSGMLISVLGIWVPGCGSSWAQEPLNETDSGDSEPRMCGFLSLQIMGPLIVLVGLCFFVVAHVKKRNTLNAGQDASEREEGQIQIMEPVQVTVGDSVIIFPPPPPPYFPESSASAVAESPGTNSLLPNENPPSYYSIFNYGRTPASEGAAFERDCESIYTISGTNSSSEASHTAHLPSELPPRYEEKENAAATFLPLSSEPSPP; this comes from the exons ATGTATCCTGCAGCTGCTGCTGAGCCAGATGGGGACCAGCAGGACAGACACGTCAGCAAACTCATCTTCTGCTTCTTTGTTTTCGGCGCTGTCTTGTTGTGTGTGGGAGTCCTGCTCTCCATCTTTGGGTTCCAGGCATGCCAATATAAGCCCCTCCCAGACTGCCCCATGGTGCTCAAGGTGGCGGGGCCTGCATGTGCCGTGGTTGGGCTTGGGGCTGTGATCCTGGCCCGCTCCCGGGCGCAACTTCAGCTCCGTGCAGGGCTGCAGAGAGGTCAGCAGATGGACCCCGACCAAGCCTTCATCTGTGGAGAGAGCCGCCAGTTTGCCCAGTGCCTTATCTTTGGGTTTCTGTTCTTGACAAGCGGCATGCTCATCAGCGTCCTGGGCATTTGGGTCCCTGGATGTGGCTCCAGCTGGGCACAGGAACCGCTAAACGAGACAGACAGTGGCGACTCAGAGCCCCGGATGTGTGGGTTCCTTTCTCTGCAGATCATGGGGCCCTTGATTGTGCTTGTGGGATTGTGTTTCTTCGTGGTTGCCCACGTTAAGAAGAGAAACACGCTGAATGCTGGCCAGGATGCCTCTGAGAGAGAAGAGGGACAGATCCAGATTATGGAGCCTGTCCAGGTCACTGTAG GTGACTCGGTAATAATATTTCCACCCCCTCCACCACCTTACTTTCCTGAATCTTCAGCTTCTGCGGTCGCTGAGAGTCCTGGCACTAACAGTCTGCTTCCGAATGAAAATCCCCCTTCATATTACAGTATTTTCAACTATGG CAGGACCCCAGCTTCAGAGGGTGCAGCCTTTGAAAGAGACTGTGAATCTATATATACCATTTCTGGGACGAATTCATCTTCTGAGGCCTCACACACTGCACATCTTCCATCTGAATTGCCTCCTagatatgaagaaaaagaaaatgctgcaGCTACATTCTTGCCTCTATCTTCTGAGCCTTCCCCACCGTAA
- the TMEM171 gene encoding transmembrane protein 171 isoform X2: protein MYPAAAAEPDGDQQDRHVSKLIFCFFVFGAVLLCVGVLLSIFGFQACQYKPLPDCPMVLKVAGPACAVVGLGAVILARSRAQLQLRAGLQRGQQMDPDQAFICGESRQFAQCLIFGFLFLTSGMLISVLGIWVPGCGSSWAQEPLNETDSGDSEPRMCGFLSLQIMGPLIVLVGLCFFVVAHVKKRNTLNAGQDASEREEGQIQIMEPVQVTVGDSVIIFPPPPPPYFPESSASAVAESPGTNSLLPNENPPSYYSIFNYGTPASEGAAFERDCESIYTISGTNSSSEASHTAHLPSELPPRYEEKENAAATFLPLSSEPSPP, encoded by the exons ATGTATCCTGCAGCTGCTGCTGAGCCAGATGGGGACCAGCAGGACAGACACGTCAGCAAACTCATCTTCTGCTTCTTTGTTTTCGGCGCTGTCTTGTTGTGTGTGGGAGTCCTGCTCTCCATCTTTGGGTTCCAGGCATGCCAATATAAGCCCCTCCCAGACTGCCCCATGGTGCTCAAGGTGGCGGGGCCTGCATGTGCCGTGGTTGGGCTTGGGGCTGTGATCCTGGCCCGCTCCCGGGCGCAACTTCAGCTCCGTGCAGGGCTGCAGAGAGGTCAGCAGATGGACCCCGACCAAGCCTTCATCTGTGGAGAGAGCCGCCAGTTTGCCCAGTGCCTTATCTTTGGGTTTCTGTTCTTGACAAGCGGCATGCTCATCAGCGTCCTGGGCATTTGGGTCCCTGGATGTGGCTCCAGCTGGGCACAGGAACCGCTAAACGAGACAGACAGTGGCGACTCAGAGCCCCGGATGTGTGGGTTCCTTTCTCTGCAGATCATGGGGCCCTTGATTGTGCTTGTGGGATTGTGTTTCTTCGTGGTTGCCCACGTTAAGAAGAGAAACACGCTGAATGCTGGCCAGGATGCCTCTGAGAGAGAAGAGGGACAGATCCAGATTATGGAGCCTGTCCAGGTCACTGTAG GTGACTCGGTAATAATATTTCCACCCCCTCCACCACCTTACTTTCCTGAATCTTCAGCTTCTGCGGTCGCTGAGAGTCCTGGCACTAACAGTCTGCTTCCGAATGAAAATCCCCCTTCATATTACAGTATTTTCAACTATGG GACCCCAGCTTCAGAGGGTGCAGCCTTTGAAAGAGACTGTGAATCTATATATACCATTTCTGGGACGAATTCATCTTCTGAGGCCTCACACACTGCACATCTTCCATCTGAATTGCCTCCTagatatgaagaaaaagaaaatgctgcaGCTACATTCTTGCCTCTATCTTCTGAGCCTTCCCCACCGTAA
- the TMEM171 gene encoding transmembrane protein 171 isoform X4 encodes MYPAAAAEPDGDQQDRHVSKLIFCFFVFGAVLLCVGVLLSIFGFQACQYKPLPDCPMVLKVAGPACAVVGLGAVILARSRAQLQLRAGLQRGQQMDPDQAFICGESRQFAQCLIFGFLFLTSGMLISVLGIWVPGCGSSWAQEPLNETDSGDSEPRMCGFLSLQIMGPLIVLVGLCFFVVAHVKKRNTLNAGQDASEREEGQIQIMEPVQVTVGSFWVLRVLQKRWSAISRSLPPQNNSSSVGLSFTQPRKNPIAAHWWITFFQSPTFERVKL; translated from the exons ATGTATCCTGCAGCTGCTGCTGAGCCAGATGGGGACCAGCAGGACAGACACGTCAGCAAACTCATCTTCTGCTTCTTTGTTTTCGGCGCTGTCTTGTTGTGTGTGGGAGTCCTGCTCTCCATCTTTGGGTTCCAGGCATGCCAATATAAGCCCCTCCCAGACTGCCCCATGGTGCTCAAGGTGGCGGGGCCTGCATGTGCCGTGGTTGGGCTTGGGGCTGTGATCCTGGCCCGCTCCCGGGCGCAACTTCAGCTCCGTGCAGGGCTGCAGAGAGGTCAGCAGATGGACCCCGACCAAGCCTTCATCTGTGGAGAGAGCCGCCAGTTTGCCCAGTGCCTTATCTTTGGGTTTCTGTTCTTGACAAGCGGCATGCTCATCAGCGTCCTGGGCATTTGGGTCCCTGGATGTGGCTCCAGCTGGGCACAGGAACCGCTAAACGAGACAGACAGTGGCGACTCAGAGCCCCGGATGTGTGGGTTCCTTTCTCTGCAGATCATGGGGCCCTTGATTGTGCTTGTGGGATTGTGTTTCTTCGTGGTTGCCCACGTTAAGAAGAGAAACACGCTGAATGCTGGCCAGGATGCCTCTGAGAGAGAAGAGGGACAGATCCAGATTATGGAGCCTGTCCAGGTCACTGTAG GTTCCTTTTGGGTCCTCCGGGTTCTACAGAAGAGATGGAGTGCCATTTCCCGGAGCCTGCCCCCTCAGAACAATAGCAGTAGCGTTGGCCTCAGCTTCACACAACCAAGGAAAAACCCCATCGCTGCTCATTGGTGGATCACTTTTTTTCAGTCTCCTACTTTTGAAAGAGTAAAGTTGTGA
- the TMEM171 gene encoding transmembrane protein 171 isoform X3, which yields MYPAAAAEPDGDQQDRHVSKLIFCFFVFGAVLLCVGVLLSIFGFQACQYKPLPDCPMVLKVAGPACAVVGLGAVILARSRAQLQLRAGLQRGQQMDPDQAFICGESRQFAQCLIFGFLFLTSGMLISVLGIWVPGCGSSWAQEPLNETDSGDSEPRMCGFLSLQIMGPLIVLVGLCFFVVAHVKKRNTLNAGQDASEREEGQIQIMEPVQVTVGPQLQRVQPLKETVNLYIPFLGRIHLLRPHTLHIFHLNCLLDMKKKKMLQLHSCLYLLSLPHRKLWTPVQFYM from the exons ATGTATCCTGCAGCTGCTGCTGAGCCAGATGGGGACCAGCAGGACAGACACGTCAGCAAACTCATCTTCTGCTTCTTTGTTTTCGGCGCTGTCTTGTTGTGTGTGGGAGTCCTGCTCTCCATCTTTGGGTTCCAGGCATGCCAATATAAGCCCCTCCCAGACTGCCCCATGGTGCTCAAGGTGGCGGGGCCTGCATGTGCCGTGGTTGGGCTTGGGGCTGTGATCCTGGCCCGCTCCCGGGCGCAACTTCAGCTCCGTGCAGGGCTGCAGAGAGGTCAGCAGATGGACCCCGACCAAGCCTTCATCTGTGGAGAGAGCCGCCAGTTTGCCCAGTGCCTTATCTTTGGGTTTCTGTTCTTGACAAGCGGCATGCTCATCAGCGTCCTGGGCATTTGGGTCCCTGGATGTGGCTCCAGCTGGGCACAGGAACCGCTAAACGAGACAGACAGTGGCGACTCAGAGCCCCGGATGTGTGGGTTCCTTTCTCTGCAGATCATGGGGCCCTTGATTGTGCTTGTGGGATTGTGTTTCTTCGTGGTTGCCCACGTTAAGAAGAGAAACACGCTGAATGCTGGCCAGGATGCCTCTGAGAGAGAAGAGGGACAGATCCAGATTATGGAGCCTGTCCAGGTCACTGTAG GACCCCAGCTTCAGAGGGTGCAGCCTTTGAAAGAGACTGTGAATCTATATATACCATTTCTGGGACGAATTCATCTTCTGAGGCCTCACACACTGCACATCTTCCATCTGAATTGCCTCCTagatatgaagaaaaagaaaatgctgcaGCTACATTCTTGCCTCTATCTTCTGAGCCTTCCCCACCGTAAACTATGGACTCCAGTTCAGTTTTATATGTAA